In Rahnella sikkimica, one DNA window encodes the following:
- a CDS encoding darcynin family protein: MITVFVLLKTTKEWLRLARTERNRITDDVLSTVLPDNKVTLRMFDAEAFTTKCTDVAMFQAEDMESFYFAIERLRDSELITKPYFEMVEIIPTIEDGYKAFEKAS; encoded by the coding sequence ATGATCACCGTTTTTGTTTTACTTAAAACCACGAAGGAATGGCTTCGACTCGCGCGGACCGAAAGGAACCGTATAACGGATGACGTGTTATCAACCGTGCTGCCCGATAACAAAGTCACGTTAAGAATGTTTGATGCCGAAGCATTTACCACCAAATGCACAGATGTCGCCATGTTCCAGGCTGAAGACATGGAGTCATTCTACTTTGCGATTGAACGCTTAAGGGACTCAGAGCTGATTACTAAGCCCTATTTCGAAATGGTAGAAATCATTCCCACCATCGAGGACGGATATAAAGCGTTTGAAAAGGCTTCCTGA
- a CDS encoding HalD/BesD family halogenase, producing MQELDRIINFAANLIVDTHFLSECKRRLNENGVLVLHDFLNPAALEAIKREGDENRHLAYYTRSNHNVYLLKPDAGLPDSHPRNRQIVSSKGCITDEEIPQDSALRALYDAPVFRAFLCSVLGETQLYAYADKLSSINLHYASEGQELGWHFDNSSFAITLLIQKPEAGGVFEYVENLRDADAGDMNFEGVEKLLNKQIEPKKLGIEAGDLVLFRGRNAIHRVTPTEGDTTRMLVVLAYNSQPDISLSEPARMTFYGRI from the coding sequence ATGCAAGAACTCGATAGGATCATAAATTTTGCAGCAAATCTGATAGTGGATACGCATTTTCTTTCTGAATGTAAAAGGAGGCTGAATGAAAATGGCGTCCTGGTCTTGCATGACTTTCTTAATCCTGCTGCGCTGGAGGCAATTAAGCGTGAGGGGGATGAAAATCGCCATCTGGCCTATTACACTCGCAGTAATCATAATGTTTATCTCCTGAAACCTGACGCCGGGTTGCCAGACTCGCATCCCAGAAACCGGCAGATTGTCTCTTCAAAGGGTTGTATTACCGATGAAGAAATCCCGCAGGACTCGGCACTGCGCGCACTTTATGACGCGCCTGTGTTCCGGGCGTTTCTTTGCTCGGTGCTGGGCGAGACACAGCTGTACGCTTACGCTGACAAACTTTCTTCAATCAACCTGCATTACGCCAGCGAAGGCCAGGAGCTGGGCTGGCATTTCGATAACTCGTCTTTTGCCATCACCCTGCTGATTCAAAAACCTGAGGCTGGGGGCGTGTTTGAATACGTTGAGAACCTGCGTGATGCAGATGCGGGCGACATGAATTTTGAAGGCGTTGAAAAACTGCTGAATAAGCAAATTGAGCCGAAAAAACTCGGCATTGAAGCCGGCGATCTGGTGTTGTTTCGCGGTCGAAATGCGATTCATCGCGTGACGCCAACGGAGGGGGATACCACGCGTATGCTGGTGGTTTTAGCCTACAATTCTCAGCCTGATATTTCGCTGTCAGAGCCTGCCAGAATGACCTTCTACGGCCGTATTTAA
- a CDS encoding LysR family transcriptional regulator: MMNIMHPALRRLDLNLLLIFDAIYRHRSVRLAADELAMSTSALSHALSRLRITINDPLFYREGHRMCPSVYATQLAPSIASALNSLNQELTPQPKFEASGSKECLQIAITDFTAFCIFPALMHKLQHEAPGLRFELIYLPHSPALTELLAGEVDLALGFSTSDEIRHPELEEISWFEDEYVVISNISRTHLTLEDYLAARHLVVTPWNEKRGVVDLRLEQMGYTRQIAIKTPSMLSAPFIVAESDLLMAIPRFAAEKLLPAMNIKIFTLPFGIPSFQVKIYTHKRSGKRGATHWLKAVLQRLAEEANSGR, translated from the coding sequence ATGATGAATATTATGCATCCGGCGCTGAGGCGTCTTGATTTAAACCTTCTGCTTATTTTTGACGCGATTTATCGTCACCGCTCTGTTCGTCTGGCGGCGGATGAACTGGCGATGAGCACATCCGCGCTGAGCCATGCACTTTCGCGGCTGCGCATCACGATCAATGACCCGTTATTTTACCGTGAAGGCCACCGTATGTGCCCCAGCGTGTATGCCACCCAGCTCGCGCCTTCTATTGCTTCAGCCCTGAACTCCCTCAATCAGGAACTGACTCCGCAGCCGAAGTTTGAAGCCTCCGGTAGCAAGGAGTGTCTTCAGATTGCGATAACGGATTTTACCGCGTTTTGTATTTTCCCTGCCCTGATGCACAAGCTACAGCATGAAGCACCCGGCTTGCGCTTTGAGTTAATTTATTTGCCACACAGCCCGGCACTGACGGAACTGCTGGCGGGCGAAGTTGATCTGGCGCTTGGATTCAGCACATCGGATGAAATCAGACATCCCGAACTGGAAGAAATCAGCTGGTTCGAAGATGAGTATGTCGTCATCAGTAACATAAGCCGCACACACCTGACGCTGGAAGATTATCTCGCCGCCCGGCACCTGGTGGTTACGCCCTGGAATGAGAAACGAGGTGTTGTGGATTTACGACTTGAGCAGATGGGGTATACGCGGCAGATAGCGATCAAAACGCCGTCCATGCTGAGCGCGCCGTTTATTGTTGCGGAAAGTGACCTGCTCATGGCGATCCCCCGTTTTGCTGCTGAGAAGTTGCTTCCGGCGATGAATATCAAGATTTTTACATTGCCGTTCGGGATACCGTCGTTTCAAGTGAAGATTTATACGCATAAACGCAGTGGTAAGCGAGGCGCGACGCACTGGCTGAAAGCTGTGCTGCAAAGGCTGGCGGAAGAGGCTAATTCAGGGCGGTGA
- a CDS encoding GNAT family N-acetyltransferase, with amino-acid sequence MSIMIRPARPEDATAIYAMIYELAVYEKAPEEVVTTPDEIRETLFGADSQTEALICESEGKIVGYAVFFTSYSTWLGRNGIYMEDLYISPDYRGKGAGRALLKNIAQCAVRRQCGRLEWSVLDWNQPAIDFYLSIGALPQSEWVRYRLDGEALRKFAQ; translated from the coding sequence ATGAGTATTATGATTCGCCCCGCCCGCCCGGAAGACGCAACGGCCATTTACGCTATGATTTATGAACTGGCTGTGTATGAAAAAGCCCCGGAAGAAGTGGTCACTACGCCGGACGAAATACGGGAAACACTGTTTGGTGCAGACAGTCAAACCGAAGCGCTGATCTGCGAAAGTGAAGGAAAAATCGTCGGTTATGCCGTTTTCTTCACCAGCTATTCCACATGGCTTGGACGTAACGGTATTTATATGGAGGACTTGTACATTTCTCCTGATTATCGCGGCAAGGGTGCGGGAAGAGCACTGCTGAAGAATATCGCGCAATGCGCGGTCAGACGTCAGTGCGGACGACTGGAGTGGAGTGTGCTGGATTGGAACCAGCCCGCCATTGATTTTTACCTGAGCATTGGCGCGTTGCCGCAATCCGAATGGGTACGCTATCGCCTCGACGGGGAAGCGCTGCGTAAATTTGCCCAATAA
- a CDS encoding glycoside hydrolase family 28 protein has product MSEPGLPVSVCATLTSSAQSKEDTQRLQDSINHCQPGSAVRLIAGAPGTRFVSGPLIMKSGVTLWLDRDAVLAATTDPRAYDNDGRCGTLDDKGNGCRPFILFKGTQGGGIVGEGVIDGQGGQAMFGHSETWWQLARRAQTESSKQNIPRLIQIDHAHDITFYKVTLHNSPNFHVAMNGVQGATFWDVRIDTPADARNTDGIDPGASQDVTIAHSFIRTGDDNVAIKAGSGGATRYISLIDNHFYWGHGLSIGSETVGGVSDVRVQGLTLDGTTSGLRIKSDASRGGVVSNVRYEHVCLRNNRRPIDFDTRYDAKAQGSEIPVFRDIVLRDVIGASGDLVLRGYDDTHQLGITLDGVRFAPDARWQIEFARIETGPGGVRPALPGKSQGSEEFAGCAGNWVSFPGR; this is encoded by the coding sequence GTGTCAGAACCCGGATTACCTGTTTCGGTATGCGCAACATTGACCTCTTCCGCACAATCCAAAGAGGATACTCAGCGTTTACAGGACAGTATCAACCACTGTCAGCCGGGATCCGCCGTACGCCTGATAGCCGGTGCGCCGGGAACACGCTTCGTTAGCGGACCGCTGATCATGAAATCCGGCGTCACACTTTGGCTCGATCGTGATGCAGTGCTGGCGGCAACGACCGATCCACGTGCCTATGACAATGATGGCCGCTGCGGCACGCTCGATGACAAAGGTAACGGCTGCCGTCCGTTTATCTTGTTTAAGGGCACGCAGGGCGGTGGCATCGTTGGCGAGGGTGTGATCGACGGACAGGGCGGGCAAGCCATGTTTGGGCATAGCGAGACATGGTGGCAACTCGCGCGTCGCGCACAAACCGAAAGCAGCAAGCAGAATATCCCGCGCCTGATCCAGATTGACCACGCACACGACATCACGTTCTACAAGGTCACGCTGCACAATTCGCCCAACTTTCACGTGGCGATGAATGGCGTACAGGGAGCGACGTTCTGGGATGTGCGCATTGATACGCCGGCAGATGCGCGCAATACGGATGGCATCGACCCGGGTGCCTCACAGGATGTCACCATTGCACACAGTTTCATCCGCACCGGCGACGATAACGTGGCAATCAAGGCTGGCAGCGGCGGGGCGACCCGATACATCTCGCTGATCGACAACCATTTTTATTGGGGGCACGGTCTGTCAATCGGCAGCGAGACGGTCGGCGGCGTCAGCGATGTACGGGTTCAGGGGCTGACTCTGGACGGCACGACCTCCGGTCTGCGCATCAAGAGTGACGCCAGCCGCGGCGGAGTCGTCAGCAATGTGCGCTACGAGCATGTGTGTCTGCGTAACAACCGCCGCCCGATTGATTTCGACACCCGCTACGACGCTAAAGCGCAGGGGAGTGAGATCCCGGTCTTCCGCGACATCGTCCTCCGGGACGTCATTGGCGCATCCGGCGACCTCGTACTGCGGGGTTACGATGACACACATCAGCTTGGCATCACGCTGGATGGTGTGCGCTTCGCACCGGATGCGCGCTGGCAGATCGAGTTCGCCCGGATCGAAACCGGACCCGGCGGTGTGCGTCCTGCGTTGCCCGGTAAGTCGCAGGGTTCAGAGGAGTTTGCTGGCTGCGCCGGAAACTGGGTATCGTTTCCGGGTCGCTGA
- a CDS encoding Ppx/GppA phosphatase family protein — MKNPLKSFFCIVFALTTFSAQANNCIETRAGIDMGSGTTKIQVAEVDICHHQLGKVLYEDQRPLAFNAELGKSGNNQISDAIQQEGVVALKQMVNKAQTFHPQRITGVATAVFRTASNGQQVIDMFNQKTGIQLRIISQEQEAELGFLSAKAALHDSNVKNEDLLVWDIGGGSMQMTAMREQNGRTVTDFYLGKLASVTLKEFIISVLKNQELDKTDSPNPIGSLRNTVLRYVNFYARTHVSAQIKQDAQTRRVIGIGGVHGYSVKDQIHPANNTYQLADLERVSKNQVWKNDSEIAGQYRSTDVSNLLLVEGFMQALNISQVTIVKASLIQGILVQ, encoded by the coding sequence ATGAAAAACCCACTAAAAAGTTTTTTTTGCATCGTATTCGCGTTAACCACGTTTTCTGCACAAGCCAATAATTGTATCGAAACCCGTGCGGGAATCGATATGGGCTCGGGTACCACCAAAATTCAGGTTGCAGAAGTGGATATCTGCCATCACCAGTTGGGTAAAGTGTTGTATGAGGATCAGCGGCCGCTGGCTTTTAACGCGGAACTGGGAAAATCAGGGAATAATCAGATCAGCGATGCGATCCAGCAGGAAGGGGTCGTTGCACTGAAACAGATGGTGAATAAAGCGCAGACTTTCCACCCGCAACGTATTACCGGCGTAGCGACGGCGGTTTTCCGAACGGCGTCCAACGGTCAGCAAGTCATTGACATGTTCAACCAAAAAACCGGGATTCAACTGCGCATAATTTCTCAGGAACAGGAGGCCGAACTGGGGTTCCTGTCGGCTAAAGCGGCTTTGCATGACAGCAATGTCAAAAATGAGGATCTGCTGGTCTGGGATATCGGTGGTGGGTCGATGCAGATGACGGCGATGCGCGAACAGAATGGCCGGACTGTGACGGATTTTTATCTGGGCAAACTGGCTTCCGTGACACTGAAAGAATTTATTATCAGCGTACTGAAGAATCAGGAACTGGATAAAACAGACTCACCGAACCCGATTGGTTCGCTGCGCAATACCGTTCTGCGTTACGTCAACTTTTATGCACGGACGCACGTCAGCGCCCAAATCAAGCAGGATGCGCAAACACGCCGGGTGATTGGAATTGGTGGTGTTCACGGTTATTCTGTTAAGGATCAGATTCATCCGGCCAATAATACCTACCAGCTGGCGGACCTTGAACGTGTCTCGAAAAATCAGGTATGGAAAAATGACAGCGAGATTGCCGGGCAATACCGTTCAACTGACGTGAGTAATCTGCTGCTGGTCGAAGGATTTATGCAGGCGCTGAATATTTCGCAGGTCACTATTGTGAAAGCGAGCCTGATCCAGGGCATTCTGGTGCAATAA
- a CDS encoding GNAT family N-acetyltransferase encodes MSFNIRQALVSDVDTLFEIRTAVNENHLSREEMRQMGVTESAVAEMILKSRCTWVAVENEKIIGFSMILPDEGCLFAAFVLPEHESKGAGRKLVMVAEQELFKHHDLAWLETDKNSRAATFYKHLGWTNETHINDVDIRLEKKISAFKMDYEPVPK; translated from the coding sequence ATGAGTTTTAATATTAGACAAGCACTAGTTTCTGATGTTGATACACTTTTCGAAATTAGAACTGCAGTTAATGAAAATCATCTGAGTCGTGAAGAAATGCGGCAGATGGGAGTCACTGAAAGTGCAGTGGCCGAGATGATTCTAAAGAGCCGTTGCACCTGGGTTGCGGTTGAGAATGAAAAAATCATCGGTTTCTCAATGATTTTGCCCGACGAAGGCTGCCTCTTTGCCGCATTTGTTCTGCCTGAACATGAGAGCAAAGGGGCAGGCCGTAAACTTGTTATGGTGGCTGAGCAGGAGTTATTCAAACACCATGATTTAGCCTGGCTGGAAACAGATAAGAACAGTCGTGCTGCGACGTTTTACAAACATCTCGGCTGGACTAATGAAACGCATATTAATGATGTTGATATCAGATTAGAGAAAAAAATCTCAGCGTTTAAAATGGATTATGA
- a CDS encoding GNAT family N-acetyltransferase — translation MILTTTPRLIIRAFKDKDASALFDYLSSPRTPCFQDEKLNSLEDAIDEVERRARDTSQLAVCLKETDELIGHLFADNSEESDSNTWSVGWHFNQHYEGQGYATESVAALFQYLFSQKEARRLYAYVEDYNVASQKLCARLHMRQEGCFKEFVSFRQDSGEERYDDTLIYALLKKEWKPLI, via the coding sequence ATGATCTTAACGACGACACCGCGACTGATTATTCGCGCATTCAAAGACAAAGACGCATCTGCACTTTTCGATTACCTGTCTTCACCTCGCACACCTTGTTTTCAGGACGAAAAACTCAATTCACTTGAGGATGCAATAGATGAGGTCGAGAGAAGAGCCCGTGATACCAGCCAGTTAGCTGTATGCCTTAAAGAGACGGATGAATTAATTGGTCATCTGTTTGCCGATAATAGTGAAGAGTCGGACAGTAACACCTGGTCAGTGGGATGGCACTTTAACCAACATTATGAAGGTCAGGGCTATGCCACGGAATCTGTTGCGGCCCTGTTTCAATATTTGTTTTCTCAAAAAGAAGCCCGACGCCTTTATGCTTACGTTGAAGACTACAATGTAGCCTCTCAAAAGCTTTGTGCTCGCTTGCACATGCGGCAGGAGGGCTGTTTTAAAGAATTTGTCTCGTTTAGACAGGATAGTGGTGAAGAAAGATACGATGATACCTTGATCTACGCGCTTCTTAAAAAAGAGTGGAAACCATTGATTTAG